The genomic window ACCGCGATTTGACCAACGGTAAGGTTGTTGAAATTGATCAATAGCACTCACCGCAATAACCTCTTTATAAGCCGCTGGAAACATCGGTGGAGCCGCCGGTCCTTCATTACCCGCTGCAGCAATAATTAAAGCGCCCTTTGCCATGGCCGAAGTAAGCACAGCCTGCAAAATTTTATTATCTGGGCCCGCTAAACTCATATTAATCACTTTTACGTCTTGTTCTATTAGCCAATTTATTCCCGCTATCATCGCTGACAAAGTTGCCCCCTGAACATAATCTGACTGCTGGTAAAATACTTCTGCCGAGTAAATTTGCCCCTGTGGTAAAAGCGGTACCAACTGCTCTGTCTTGCCAACCAATAAACTTGCGATCACGGTACCGTGTTGAACTGAGGCAGCTAATTCAGCAGGCAAAAATGACTTTGCGGTAATATTTGCCTGCTTAAAAGCATCATGGTTGGTGTCTATTGCACTATCAACTAGGCCAACTTTTACCTTTAGCTGACAAGCATTAAGTGGGCTTTGAGTTTTTAGCTTTTCACCAACTACTTTTTTATCCGTAAGCTGACGGGCTTGACTTTGTGTTTGATAAATATGATTTCTAACCAAACTCAGTGACGCTTTGGCAGAAAGTATATTTATTAAGGCTTTCTTTGAGTCTAGAGCTTGTGGCACATTAAAACGTAACAATGTCATGCCCAAACCAGAATAACGAGACTCGTTAATTATCACCGCACCCTGGCCAATTAAGCGTGCCTTATTAAGGTCGTCGGCTAGGAGTATCCATTGCCCCTTCACGGCTCGCCATCCCTGTTCTACCTCAACATCAAACCAAAGGTGTTTTCCTGTGACTGTTTCTATTGATAATGAATCAGGTAAAGCCGTTAGTGGCTCAGTGGTCAATTTATCAATCTTGGGCAAGCTACTTAACGCAAATGGCGCTAGTATACGCGGTACTTTTATTTGCTGGCTAATATCGCCTAAATTGCGATCTACTAAGGTTATATTTCCTAATACATTACCGCTAGTAAGTTGTTGTGCTGGGAGCGATGTACTAAGAATTGAAATAAATATGGCGGTAAATGGTAAGGTTTTCATGTTAGTCTTCAGCCTAAAAAATAAGTGTGTCGTTAATAAAACGTTTCAACTAAAAATAAATTTCCTTTTATGGAATAAATATTTTTTAGATACGTCTACTTAGTAGAGAGGAGTAAAAAATGAATAAACCTATAGAAAATATACTACCAATGCTAAGACGCTTTGCCTACTCTTTAACGGGTAATCCTGCTGATGCAGATGATTTAGTTCAAACCACGCTAGAAAAAATACTCAATAAAGGTGTGCCTAGTGGAGTAGACGAAACTAGGTGGGCATTTAAGGTTTGTCGCAATGTTTGGATTGACGAATATCGGTCACGAAAAGTTAGGCAGAATGCGGTACTCAAACCAGAGCTTCAAGAGCCGCAAACAGCTAATGAACACCAACAATTTGACAACAAAGAAACGCTGGCACACGTTAATAAAGCGATGAGTACCTTGCCTGACGATCAACGGGCAATTTTATCTTTAGTGGCCGTTCAAGGCATGTCATATAAAGAAGTGGCTTCTTCTATGGAGATCCCTGTTGGTACAGTGATGAGTCGGCTATCTCGAGCTCGGGTTGCACTAATGGATATGATGAAACCCTATCAAGTAGGAGCAGGCTTATGAAAATAAACAATGAAATATTGAGTGCATTTTTAGACGCC from Colwellia sp. PAMC 20917 includes these protein-coding regions:
- a CDS encoding RNA polymerase sigma factor; the protein is MNKPIENILPMLRRFAYSLTGNPADADDLVQTTLEKILNKGVPSGVDETRWAFKVCRNVWIDEYRSRKVRQNAVLKPELQEPQTANEHQQFDNKETLAHVNKAMSTLPDDQRAILSLVAVQGMSYKEVASSMEIPVGTVMSRLSRARVALMDMMKPYQVGAGL
- a CDS encoding S8 family serine peptidase; translation: MKTLPFTAIFISILSTSLPAQQLTSGNVLGNITLVDRNLGDISQQIKVPRILAPFALSSLPKIDKLTTEPLTALPDSLSIETVTGKHLWFDVEVEQGWRAVKGQWILLADDLNKARLIGQGAVIINESRYSGLGMTLLRFNVPQALDSKKALINILSAKASLSLVRNHIYQTQSQARQLTDKKVVGEKLKTQSPLNACQLKVKVGLVDSAIDTNHDAFKQANITAKSFLPAELAASVQHGTVIASLLVGKTEQLVPLLPQGQIYSAEVFYQQSDYVQGATLSAMIAGINWLIEQDVKVINMSLAGPDNKILQAVLTSAMAKGALIIAAAGNEGPAAPPMFPAAYKEVIAVSAIDQFQQPYRWSNRGDYIDYSALGVNVLTAQSGQRVGRESGTSIAAPYVTAALACLIAKIGVNRNQLLEGLNESTIDLGPRGKDPIYGVGAIISR